The proteins below are encoded in one region of Lactuca sativa cultivar Salinas chromosome 3, Lsat_Salinas_v11, whole genome shotgun sequence:
- the LOC111888081 gene encoding 1-aminocyclopropane-1-carboxylate oxidase homolog 1, whose product MAAAATVSDVSGYDRLTELKAFDQTKTGVKGLVDAGIRQIPRIFIHPPETSPKTSTTFEIPVVDLGSTDRASTVEVILAASENLGFFQVVNHGIPVSVMDEMLQGVRRFHEQDLEVKKRLYSRDFSRSVVYNSNFDLYSSPATNWRDTFSSFMGPSTPPPEELPEVCRDIQIEYSNHVLKLGSLLFRLISEALGLNDNYFGDLDFDKGILIAGHYYPACPQPDLTMGTAKHTDNGFLAVLLQDEIGGLQILHQNQWVDVPPTPGALVINIGDLLQILSNDKLRSVEHRVVANVKGPRVSVACFFGTSLAPSEKVVGPLPELVSDENPPRYRETTYYEYGQHSISKALDGVPQLLHWRI is encoded by the exons ATGGCTGCCGCCGCCACTGTCTCGGACGTCTCAGGCTACGATCGACTAACGGAACTCAAAGCTTTCGACCAAACAAAAACAGGTGTTAAAGGCCTTGTCGATGCCGGAATCCGCCAAATCCCTCGCATCTTCATCCATCCACCGGAAACCTCCCCCAAAACCTCCACAACTTTCGAGATTCCAGTCGTTGACCTTGGATCAACCGATAGAGCATCGACGGTGGAGGTGATCCTTGCAGCATCGGAGAATCTAGGTTTCTTTCAAGTGGTGAATCACGGGATCCCTGTGAGTGTTATGGACGAGATGCTTCAAGGAGTTCGTAGATTTCACGAGCAAGATCTGGAGGTGAAAAAACGGTTATACTCGAGAGATTTCTCGAGAAGCGTCGTGTATAATAGCAACTTCGATCTTTACAGTTCCCCCGCCACGAACTGGAGAGACACATTCTCTTCATTTATGGGTCCGTCAACTCCGCCGCCTGAGGAATTGCCGGAGGTTTGCAGGGACATACAAATCGAGTATTCGAATCATGTGCTGAAACTAGGCAGCTTACTATTCCGATTGATCTCAGAAGCCTTGGGGTTGAACGATAATTACTTCGGAGATCTGGATTTTGACAAAGGGATTTTAATCGCCGGCCATTATTATCCTGCTTGTCCACAACCAGATCTAACTATGGGTACAGCAAAACACACGGATAATGGATTTCTAGCAGTGCTTCTACAAGATGAAATCGGAGGACTTCAAATCCTCCATCAAAATCAATGGGTTGATGTTCCTCCAACACCTGGTGCGCTTGTGATCAACATCGGTGATCTATTACAG ATTTTATCGAATGACAAATTGAGGAGTGTGGAGCATAGAGTGGTGGCAAATGTGAAAGGGCCGAGAGTGTCGGTGGCTTGTTTCTTCGGAACCTCCTTAGCGCCGTCGGAGAAGGTGGTGGGACCATTGCCAGAGCTGGTTTCCGATGAGAACCCACCGAGGTACAGAGAAACCACCTACTATGAATACGGGCAACATTCCATCTCCAAGGCCCTTGATGGTGTTCCTCAGCTGCTTCATTGGAGGATTTAG
- the LOC111888092 gene encoding actin-related protein 9 produces MDYSKSVIPSHLLADRGSNLVVINPGSGNVRIGLAQQDAPFSIPHCIARRTTGSNQSPRRNVQDQMLNSQVTTSQHAEREKAYDIIASLLKIPFLDEEVVNNSYSRKTGRVDVLSQQNSKKESALTWTDVSQKITDLPLPESSLEKNELLEGEKQEPQSSECRYREFVCGEEAMRISPAEPYCLRRPIRRGHFNISQHYSMQQVVEDIEAIWDWILIEKLHIPQSERNMYCALIVVPETFDNREIKEILSIVLRDLRFSSAVVHQEGLAAVFGNGLSTACVVNIGAQVTSIICVEDGVALPHTQITLRFGGEDVSRCLLWTQRHHQTWPPVRTDPLTKPIDLLMLNRLKESYCQIYEGEVEAVGVVHSYEDGLPPGSHKTRLTALNVAPMGLFYPTLLVPDVYPPPPRSWFKDYEDMLEDTWHISDGSYPGVNNPLQMWDNYPYSSNQQKKEDNIGLAEAISKSILSTGRIDLQRKLFCSMQLIGGVALTTGLISAVEERVLHAIPSNEAIDTVEVLQSRTNPSFVAWRGGAILGVIDFVRDAWIHREDWIQNGIHIGGVRKYKDSYYLQAQPMCYINS; encoded by the exons ATG GATTACTCCAAATCAGTAATCCCTTCACACCTCCTCGCCGACCGTGGCTCTAATCTAGTTGTCATCAATCCAG GGTCTGGAAATGTACGAATTGGATTAGCTCAACAGGATGCCCCATTCAGTATTCCTCATTGCATTGCTCGTCGTACTACAGGATCTAATCAATCACCCAGAAGAAACGTGCAAGATCAG ATGCTTAATTCTCAAGTTACAACATCCCAACATGCAGAGAGGGAGAAAGCCTATGACATT ATAGCATCCTTATTAAAGATACCATTTCTTGATGAAGAAGTAGTAAACAACTCTTACTCACGAAAG ACTGGTCGTGTTGATGTATTATCTCAACAAAACAGTAAGAAAGAGAGTGCCTTGACATGGACTGATGTATCCCAGAAAATTACCGATTTGCCCTTGCCAGAAAGTTCATTAGAGAAGAATGAGCTTCTAGAAGGTGAGAAGCAGGAGCCACAATCAAGTGAGTGCAGGTACAGGGAGTTTGTGTGTGGTGAAGAAGCTATGAGAATATCTCCTGCTGAACCTTATTGCTTAAGGCGTCCTATACGTAGAGGACATTTTAATATTTCTCAACATTACTCCATGCAACAG GTAGTTGAAGACATAGAAGCTATTTGGGATTGGATATTGATTGAAAAACTACATATTCCTCAAAGTGAAAGAAACATGTATTGTGCTCTTATtgtagtacctgaaacatttgacAATCGAG AAATCAAGGAAATATTATCTATTGTATTACGAGACTTGCGATTCAGCTCAGCTGTAGTCCACCag GAAGGTCTTGCTGCAGTGTTTGGAAATGGATTATCAACAGCATGTGTTGTGAATATTGGTGCTCAGGTCACATCAATTATTTGTGTTGAG GATGGAGTTGCTCTCCCTCATACACAGATCACATTACGTTTTGGTGGAGAG GATGTATCAAGATGTCTTTTGTGGACTCAGAGGCATCATCAAACATGGCCACCAGTTCGCACAGATCCTCTTACAAAGCCGATAGATTTATTAATGCTGAACAGACTCAAAGAATCTTATTGCCAAATATAT GAGGGGGAGGTTGAAGCTGTTGGGGTGGTTCATTCATATGAAGACGGCTTGCCACCTGGATCTCATAAAACAAGGCTCACCGCTCTTAAT gtGGCGCCAATGGGACTTTTCTATCCAACACTTTTGGTTCCAGATGTTTATCCACCTCCACCTCGTTCATG GTTTAAAGATTATGAGGATATGTTAGAGGACACGTGGCATATCTCAGATGGATCATATCCAGGTGTGAATAATCCGTTACAGATGTGGGATAATTATCCGTATTCATCAAACCAACAGAAAAAAGAAGATAATATTGGGCTTGCAGAAGCAATTTCAAAGAGTATTCTTTCAACAGGGCGTATAGATCTTCAAAGAAAGTTGTTTTGTAGCATGCAATTA ATTGGTGGAGTGGCTTTGACAACTGGTCTTATTTCTGCTGTAGAGGAGAG AGTTTTACATGCGATTCCCTCAAATGAAGCAATTGATACCGTTgag GTCCTACAATCAAGAACCAATCCGTCCTTTGTTGCATGGCGAGGCGGAGCT ATATTGGGGGTGATCGATTTCGTTCGAGATGCTTGGATACATCGAGAAGATTGGATTCAAAATGGGATTCATATAGGCGGAGTCAGAAAATACAAAGATTCTTATTATCTACAAGCACAACCAATGTGTTACATTAATTCCTAG
- the LOC111888084 gene encoding uncharacterized protein LOC111888084: MTTLSSRSSFNGGTRMRNKKVIRCDCGDVCGVSVSRTPDNPGRKFWGCPNYQVKGGNYGFFKWADEELGQNMEMCHTEKIKPLLEVIIGLLVVISLMLGIVVIKM; this comes from the exons ATGACAACTTTGTCTTCAAGATCAAGCTTTAATGGTGGTACAAgaatgaggaacaagaaggtaatAAGATGCGACTGTGGTGATGTTTGTGGTGTATCAGTCTCACGAACACCTGATAATCCAGGACGAAAATTTTGGGGCTGCCCTAATTATCAG GTGAAAGGAGGCAACTATGGTTTTTTCAAATGGGCGGATGAAGAACTAGGTCAAAATATGGAGATGTGTCATACAGAGAAGATCAAGCCATTGTTAGAAGTGATCATAGGGTTGTTAGTGGTTATATCGCTGATGCTAGGAATAGTAGTTATTAAGATGTAG
- the LOC128132940 gene encoding histone chaperone cia1-like produces the protein MDAIIQSILHANDDKGVEEVEPDLTKQLDEVEDAMDAILKGTDEKIQSENEGNPEPEFIEGNASDVLPEMVMLDLESVADLLGAGYSMAEIESLRGVKVELDDMPAVEMDVNEVEDIPYVDGVMEGNEDDGLINDGVEGNEGHGEGDDADEVAGEGDGEVDGDGAGEGDGDGAGEGDGEGNGAGAGEDDGEGNGAGAGEDDAADMEGNDADDEGHVPPRRTRKPSERIILQKLKKPCFDKDGRGSTSSYPVDLE, from the exons ATGGATGCTATTATTCAAAGTATTCTTCATGCTAATGATGACAAAGGTGTTGAGGAAGTTGAACCTGACCtgacaaaacaacttgatgaggTTGAAGATGCAATGGATGCTATTCTTAAAGGTACAGATGAAAAAATTCAGTCTGAGAATGAGGGTAATCCTGAACCTGAATTCATTGAAGGAAATGCAAGTGATGTTCTCCCAGAGATGGTGATGCTAGATCTAGAAAGTGTAGCAGACCTACTTGGAGCAGGATATAGCATGGCTGAAATAGAGAGCTTGAGAGGGGTTAAAGTTGAATTGGATGATATGCCAGCAGTTGAGATG GATGTGAATGAAGTTGAGGATATTCCATATGTTGATGGTGTGATGGAAGGAAATGAAGATGATGGTCTTATAAATGATGGTGTGGAGGGAAATGAGGGTCATGGTGAAGGTGATGATGCTGATGAAGTAGCAGGTGAGGGTGATGGTGAGGTTGATGGTGATGGTGCTGGTgagggtgatggtgatggtgctgGTGAGGGTGATGGAGAGGGTAATGGTGCTGGTGCTGGTGAGGATGATGGAGAGGGTAATGGTGCTGGTGCTGGTGAGGATGATGCAGCAGATATGGAGGGAAATGATGCTGATGATGAAGGTCATGTACCACCTAGAAGGACAAGAAAGCCCTCAGAAAGGATCATCCTGCAAAAGCTGAAGAAACCTTGTTTTGACAAAGATGGAAGGGGTTCCACATCTAGCTATCCAGTAGATTTGGAGTAG